In Bacteroidota bacterium, a genomic segment contains:
- a CDS encoding TonB-dependent receptor, which produces MLILLAVNTLSIMLVNAIANAQSKVPPCSHTLSGYVTDEHDGMPLEYAAVYIVELKIGGVSDSSGFYKVNGLCSGTYTVRVTHIGCDTVYEKLTLTQSMISNFQTEHHVEELERITISASRLNDETTTPRKQVAAYRLNETKGEVFAATLRSVTGINMLTTGATISKPVLHGMHSNRLLIINNGVRQEGQQWGTEHAPEIDAMNVGNLQVIKGASSVQYGPDAMAGVIIAGAPAMADSAGVSANVLLSGWSNGRGMASAVNLKGKLGKRFPLAWQVNGTLKKTGDMHTPHYNLKNSSTQEVNFSYALAYRMRKISTEVYYSQFNTKLGILSASHIGNVTDLLQAFNSDTPQVTGDFSYDIGKPFQDVQHELFKTKTYILTGTASKLELQYARQYNKRAEYDKHGSKTNDDLPEMQLEITTHSADMIWHHNRFSEISGMVGVSGFLQSNTIEGRLIIPNYKTTNAGVFIIEKWKHNNWLAEVGARYDFRKISIYKYDYVSAGNYVLTTPEHTFNNTSINAGLSYSDQKGWSFNLACGMAWRPPSVNELYSYGLHHGAAAIEKGDSQLQAETTYNISPELRYQNAIIELELNPYMHYITDYVYRQPESKPVITIQGAFPSFQYKQADALLYGSDLTCKLTPAFSTQLVYTASLVRAQNLESNTWIINTPSDRHALELRQNLKDGKRSKSAYVAVTVSHTNKQWRVSANEDFTPPPPSYALVELVASTTLLYKQQSVTVVTGINNLTNNSYRDYMDRFRYYANAPGRNIYIRLIFNFL; this is translated from the coding sequence TTTTTATAAGGTCAATGGTTTATGCAGTGGAACATATACCGTCAGGGTTACGCATATCGGTTGCGATACGGTTTATGAGAAATTGACATTAACCCAAAGTATGATCAGTAACTTCCAAACGGAGCACCATGTGGAAGAGTTGGAACGCATTACCATTTCTGCTTCCAGGTTGAATGATGAAACTACCACGCCACGAAAGCAAGTTGCAGCGTATCGATTAAATGAAACCAAAGGAGAAGTATTTGCAGCTACTTTAAGGAGTGTAACAGGTATTAACATGCTAACAACAGGTGCTACTATTTCAAAGCCGGTGTTGCATGGTATGCATAGCAATAGGTTATTGATTATAAATAATGGAGTAAGGCAAGAGGGGCAGCAATGGGGCACCGAGCATGCTCCTGAAATAGATGCTATGAATGTGGGTAATTTGCAAGTGATAAAAGGAGCAAGTAGTGTTCAGTATGGTCCCGATGCAATGGCAGGAGTTATAATTGCCGGTGCGCCCGCTATGGCCGATAGTGCCGGTGTTAGTGCCAACGTATTGCTAAGCGGATGGAGCAATGGCCGCGGAATGGCAAGTGCCGTTAATCTTAAAGGTAAGTTAGGTAAGCGTTTCCCGCTTGCATGGCAGGTGAATGGAACGCTAAAGAAAACAGGCGACATGCACACACCACATTATAATCTAAAAAACTCTTCTACGCAGGAAGTTAATTTTTCTTATGCTTTAGCTTATCGCATGCGGAAAATATCAACCGAAGTGTACTATTCGCAGTTTAACACCAAGCTTGGAATTCTATCGGCATCGCACATTGGTAATGTAACCGACCTTTTGCAGGCCTTCAATAGCGATACTCCGCAAGTAACAGGTGATTTTAGTTACGATATTGGTAAACCATTCCAGGATGTGCAGCATGAGCTTTTTAAGACTAAGACATATATACTTACCGGTACAGCAAGCAAACTCGAGTTGCAATATGCAAGGCAGTATAACAAAAGGGCTGAGTATGACAAGCATGGCAGCAAGACCAATGACGATTTGCCTGAGATGCAATTGGAAATTACCACCCATTCAGCAGATATGATTTGGCATCACAACCGTTTTTCTGAGATTTCGGGAATGGTTGGGGTAAGTGGATTTTTGCAAAGCAATACGATAGAAGGTAGGTTGATTATACCAAATTATAAAACCACTAATGCAGGGGTTTTTATAATTGAAAAGTGGAAACACAATAATTGGTTGGCAGAAGTAGGGGCAAGGTATGACTTTCGAAAAATTTCCATTTATAAGTACGATTATGTAAGTGCAGGAAATTATGTGCTAACTACACCTGAGCATACTTTTAATAATACCTCCATTAATGCAGGTCTAAGTTATTCAGACCAAAAAGGTTGGTCGTTTAATTTGGCTTGCGGTATGGCATGGAGGCCTCCTTCGGTAAATGAGCTCTATAGCTATGGCTTGCATCACGGGGCAGCCGCCATCGAAAAAGGGGATTCGCAATTGCAGGCTGAAACGACCTATAATATTTCTCCAGAGCTGAGATATCAAAATGCAATCATAGAACTGGAATTGAATCCTTATATGCATTACATTACAGATTATGTGTACCGTCAACCTGAATCGAAACCTGTGATTACCATACAAGGAGCTTTTCCTTCTTTTCAATATAAGCAGGCAGATGCATTATTGTATGGTAGCGACCTTACTTGCAAACTTACACCTGCATTTTCAACACAGTTGGTTTACACCGCTTCATTGGTGCGTGCGCAAAATCTTGAGTCAAATACATGGATAATAAACACCCCATCGGACCGGCATGCCTTGGAATTAAGACAAAATTTAAAGGATGGTAAGCGAAGCAAAAGCGCTTATGTGGCCGTTACTGTAAGCCATACAAATAAGCAATGGCGTGTGTCGGCAAACGAAGACTTTACACCGCCACCTCCTTCTTATGCATTGGTTGAATTGGTTGCATCAACAACGCTGCTTTATAAACAACAATCGGTAACCGTGGTTACCGGTATTAATAATCTTACAAACAACAGCTATCGCGATTACATGGATAGATTTAGATATTATGCAAACGCTCCGGGCCGCAATATTTATATTCGATTAATTTTTAACTTTCTTTAA
- a CDS encoding S8 family peptidase — MNSLFKKNNIVIALLFFSLTTAVAQDRYVVQLKDKNNSPYSFSNPGAYLSQKSITRRANQNIAIDSMDLPVNPVYVSTISNLGATIINYSKWLNTITIQTTNSQVLADVQALSFVSSVNNVGRIIVATSADIDSRKFKGSEILTRPKAANSEKSNSFSYGPAFHQINMLNAINLHDAGFSGNGMMIAIMDAGFWKTDSLPVFDSLFAQNRIVATHDFVLNNDLVFDFHPRGTSCLSVMAANLPGTMVGIAPHVQYILCRIEDGATENIIEEYNWAAGAEFADSIGADVFSTSLGYTLFDNPNHNHSYASLDGNTAPMSIAADIAASRGIVVINSAGNEGNSPWNYISVPADANNILAVGAVDSLMQYASFSGNGPTPDGRVKPDVCALGQGTYVVSPWDGSVVPGNGTSFSGPVIAGLAACLWQAHNAKTSAELTSAIRQSASQYSNPDTLLGFGIPNFSQASFILGGLDTPVSKDEDFIINYGPNPFKDEFTIGFFTTTNQDVTVSIYDVTGKLLQSFTKYVLPIFINQITISEKVSTGNIVVAITNSKGKVSRQVFTRLR, encoded by the coding sequence ATGAATTCACTATTTAAAAAAAACAATATTGTAATTGCTTTACTATTTTTTTCTTTGACAACAGCTGTGGCTCAGGACCGATATGTGGTGCAGTTGAAAGATAAGAATAATTCACCCTACAGTTTTTCTAATCCGGGTGCGTATCTAAGTCAAAAATCTATAACCAGGCGAGCGAATCAAAATATAGCCATAGATTCTATGGACTTGCCTGTAAACCCTGTTTATGTAAGCACTATCAGTAATCTCGGTGCAACGATTATAAATTATTCGAAATGGCTAAATACCATAACCATTCAAACTACCAACTCACAAGTGCTTGCCGATGTTCAAGCTTTATCATTTGTGAGTTCGGTAAATAATGTAGGCAGAATAATAGTAGCCACATCTGCAGATATAGACAGCAGAAAATTTAAGGGCAGTGAAATATTAACAAGACCGAAAGCGGCAAATTCAGAAAAGTCAAATAGTTTTTCTTATGGCCCGGCCTTTCATCAGATTAATATGCTAAACGCTATTAACCTGCACGATGCCGGCTTTAGTGGCAATGGAATGATGATTGCTATAATGGATGCTGGTTTTTGGAAAACAGATTCGCTTCCAGTATTTGATAGCCTATTCGCACAAAACCGAATAGTAGCAACTCATGACTTTGTTTTGAATAATGACTTAGTTTTTGATTTTCACCCACGTGGCACTTCGTGCCTATCAGTAATGGCCGCTAACCTTCCCGGTACAATGGTAGGAATAGCTCCCCATGTTCAATACATACTATGCAGAATTGAAGATGGCGCTACTGAAAACATAATTGAAGAGTATAATTGGGCTGCAGGTGCTGAATTTGCAGATAGTATTGGTGCAGATGTATTCTCAACTTCACTTGGCTACACGCTATTTGACAATCCAAATCACAACCACAGTTATGCCTCCTTGGATGGCAATACAGCGCCAATGAGCATTGCAGCAGATATTGCAGCAAGCAGAGGCATTGTAGTAATTAACAGTGCTGGAAACGAAGGAAATAGTCCATGGAACTATATTAGTGTGCCAGCCGATGCTAACAACATTTTAGCTGTTGGGGCTGTAGATAGTTTAATGCAATATGCATCATTTAGTGGAAATGGCCCAACCCCCGATGGACGTGTGAAGCCTGATGTATGTGCTTTAGGTCAAGGCACCTATGTGGTTTCGCCCTGGGATGGTTCAGTGGTGCCCGGTAATGGAACCTCGTTCTCAGGACCAGTAATTGCAGGACTTGCTGCTTGCCTTTGGCAAGCGCATAATGCAAAAACCAGCGCAGAACTTACAAGTGCAATTAGACAAAGTGCTTCGCAATACAGTAACCCCGATACACTACTCGGATTTGGGATTCCTAATTTCTCGCAAGCATCCTTCATATTAGGCGGACTAGATACTCCTGTTAGTAAGGACGAAGATTTTATTATTAACTATGGACCAAATCCATTTAAGGATGAGTTTACAATAGGTTTCTTTACTACCACCAATCAGGATGTAACGGTATCTATATATGATGTGACAGGAAAACTACTTCAGTCATTCACAAAATATGTGCTTCCAATTTTTATAAATCAGATTACTATTTCCGAAAAAGTTAGTACAGGCAATATTGTAGTAGCTATAACCAATTCAAAAGGAAAAGTAAGCAGGCAGGTTTTCACCCGCCTGCGTTAG
- a CDS encoding TIGR00266 family protein, giving the protein MVHEIDFNIVGDDVQLVEIELDPKEAVRAEVGSMLYMEEGIEMQTGTGGGIFKGLKRMITGDSFFISSFINQGGGKRKVAFAAPYPGKIIRINPADHGGAFFCQKDGFLCAAQGIEINVAFTKRFGAGLFGGEGFILQKLEGNGNTFIHAGGTIIRRELKQGETLRVDTGCLVGFSPTIDYDIKFVGGFKNALFGGEGLFTALVTGPGLVFLQSLPLSRLAGRILQAGGSFGGREESRGLGGITGGLLGGLISGKE; this is encoded by the coding sequence ATGGTTCACGAAATTGATTTTAACATAGTAGGTGATGATGTTCAATTGGTGGAAATTGAATTAGATCCGAAAGAGGCGGTGCGTGCCGAGGTAGGAAGCATGCTCTATATGGAAGAGGGAATAGAAATGCAAACCGGCACAGGTGGAGGTATATTCAAAGGCTTAAAGCGTATGATAACCGGAGATAGTTTTTTTATAAGCAGTTTTATTAATCAGGGTGGTGGCAAGCGTAAAGTTGCTTTTGCAGCTCCATACCCGGGAAAAATTATTCGAATAAATCCTGCAGATCATGGAGGAGCATTTTTTTGCCAGAAGGATGGATTCCTTTGCGCTGCTCAAGGGATAGAAATAAATGTGGCTTTCACTAAAAGATTTGGTGCAGGCCTATTTGGAGGCGAAGGATTTATTCTGCAAAAATTAGAAGGAAATGGCAATACGTTTATTCATGCAGGTGGTACGATTATACGGAGAGAATTGAAGCAAGGCGAAACATTGCGCGTAGATACTGGTTGTCTGGTTGGCTTTAGCCCTACCATTGATTATGACATTAAATTTGTTGGAGGATTTAAAAATGCTTTATTCGGTGGCGAAGGTTTGTTTACAGCCCTTGTTACAGGTCCTGGTTTAGTGTTTCTGCAAAGCCTACCATTATCGAGGTTAGCTGGTCGTATATTACAAGCGGGAGGATCTTTTGGAGGTAGAGAAGAGTCGCGCGGTCTTGGTGGAATAACCGGAGGCTTGCTTGGAGGCTTAATAAGCGGCAAAGAATAA
- a CDS encoding T9SS type A sorting domain-containing protein: MAKKTTLLFILLTAGMAISDKTYAAKFTVQVSSFQFSPSTFSMNLGDTVIWQYVNGSHTTTSTVIPNGAAPWNSPMSPNVTTFLYVPAVVGTYNYQCNPHSGVMQASFVVLCPPVQVAIAANGPTTFCKGGSVTLAATPSTGTFKWQKNGVDILGAVMSTYTVNQTGTFNYSVIRTNNCGNTSASNAIQVKVKALPAATITPKDTVLKCAAQTITMLANSGNNLTYQWRRNATLLNGQTNQVYMSNQAGTYRVIVTNTASGCSRTSLPTYVINNCREGNQLETDLAVGPNPFSHDFSILLPVSGMVCKLEIYSISGQRVFAKTISETTSGLGTELEPGMYFIRMIDASTGAILKMERLIKN, from the coding sequence ATGGCAAAGAAAACTACATTATTATTTATTCTTTTAACTGCCGGAATGGCTATAAGCGATAAAACTTATGCGGCAAAGTTTACTGTTCAAGTAAGCTCGTTTCAGTTTTCGCCAAGTACTTTTAGTATGAACCTTGGTGATACTGTGATTTGGCAGTACGTAAATGGTAGTCATACCACCACCAGTACAGTTATTCCTAACGGAGCAGCACCATGGAATTCGCCTATGAGCCCCAATGTAACAACCTTCTTGTATGTGCCTGCAGTTGTTGGAACGTACAATTATCAATGCAATCCGCATTCAGGCGTAATGCAAGCTAGTTTTGTTGTTCTTTGCCCGCCTGTGCAGGTTGCAATAGCTGCAAATGGTCCAACCACTTTTTGTAAGGGCGGAAGTGTGACACTTGCAGCCACACCATCTACCGGCACATTTAAATGGCAGAAGAATGGGGTTGACATCCTTGGAGCGGTAATGTCAACTTATACAGTAAATCAAACAGGAACTTTTAATTACAGTGTAATTCGAACTAATAATTGTGGTAATACTTCTGCATCGAATGCAATACAAGTAAAGGTAAAAGCATTGCCAGCTGCTACCATTACGCCTAAAGATACCGTTCTAAAATGTGCAGCTCAAACCATCACCATGCTGGCAAACTCAGGTAATAACTTAACCTATCAATGGAGACGAAATGCAACCCTATTGAATGGACAAACCAATCAAGTATATATGAGCAATCAGGCAGGTACCTATAGGGTTATCGTTACCAACACTGCTTCAGGTTGTAGCCGCACATCGCTACCAACCTATGTTATTAATAATTGCCGCGAAGGCAATCAATTAGAAACTGATTTGGCTGTTGGGCCTAATCCATTTTCGCATGATTTTTCAATACTACTGCCGGTTTCAGGCATGGTTTGTAAGCTCGAAATATATTCCATAAGCGGACAACGTGTTTTTGCAAAAACAATATCTGAAACCACGTCCGGCCTTGGGACTGAGCTAGAGCCAGGAATGTATTTTATTAGAATGATAGATGCATCAACAGGAGCGATCTTAAAAATGGAGCGATTGATAAAAAATTAA
- a CDS encoding T9SS type A sorting domain-containing protein, which yields MKKTLLVVSAAFLCISSMNAQDQKRTRQCATHEHNAELMSKDSQFKANYDRLNAEAAEVDANPSLNKVTNIVTIPVVAHVLWKTQTQNIVDAKIFAQIEQLNQDYSATNTDTNLVPAVFKPLIANSQIQFCLAKRDPQGNPHTGINRVQTTKSSFGSSNDAKFTSQGGVDAWPRDSYLNLWICNLGGGLLGYAQFPGGAANTDGVVVLYSSIGSIANPGSFSPYNLGRTTTHEVGHWLNLRHIWGDSNCGNDFVSDTPVQQSSNFGCPSFPKITCSNGPNGEMFMNYMDYVDDDCMNMFSIGQGARMNLLFNPNNGTRKALLTSLGCVPASINEISDAAEIMSIFPNPSSGIFNLSFMAGNIRQFEVEVHNLVGQKVFSTQEKAFTNSNYQLDLSSLKKGVYNMLFSTEGKIYTKRISIQ from the coding sequence ATGAAAAAAACACTACTTGTAGTATCTGCCGCATTTTTATGCATAAGCAGCATGAATGCGCAGGATCAAAAAAGAACGCGCCAATGCGCAACACATGAACACAACGCAGAGTTAATGTCCAAAGACTCGCAGTTTAAAGCCAATTATGACAGATTAAATGCAGAAGCTGCAGAAGTTGATGCAAATCCCTCATTAAATAAAGTAACAAACATTGTGACCATTCCGGTTGTTGCGCATGTATTATGGAAAACTCAAACACAGAATATAGTAGATGCTAAGATATTTGCTCAAATAGAGCAATTAAATCAAGACTATAGTGCTACTAATACTGACACTAACCTTGTTCCTGCTGTGTTTAAGCCACTTATTGCCAATTCACAAATTCAGTTTTGTCTTGCAAAGCGCGACCCTCAAGGTAACCCGCATACTGGAATTAACCGTGTACAGACAACAAAAAGCTCATTTGGCTCAAGTAATGATGCAAAATTCACGAGTCAGGGTGGTGTAGACGCATGGCCTCGTGATAGTTACTTAAATCTATGGATTTGTAACTTAGGTGGTGGCTTATTAGGTTATGCACAATTTCCTGGTGGTGCTGCCAATACCGATGGCGTAGTTGTATTGTATTCTTCGATAGGAAGCATTGCAAATCCGGGCTCATTTAGCCCATACAACCTTGGTCGTACAACAACGCACGAAGTTGGCCACTGGCTAAATCTTCGTCACATTTGGGGAGATTCAAATTGCGGAAACGATTTCGTTTCCGATACTCCTGTGCAACAATCCTCTAATTTTGGTTGCCCATCATTTCCAAAGATCACTTGTAGTAATGGACCTAATGGCGAAATGTTTATGAACTATATGGATTATGTTGACGATGATTGTATGAACATGTTTTCGATAGGACAAGGGGCTCGCATGAACTTGCTATTTAACCCTAACAATGGAACTCGTAAAGCATTATTAACTTCTCTAGGCTGTGTTCCGGCAAGCATTAACGAAATTTCAGATGCTGCCGAAATCATGAGTATATTTCCTAACCCTTCAAGTGGTATTTTTAATCTATCATTTATGGCAGGAAATATTCGTCAATTTGAAGTAGAAGTGCATAATCTTGTAGGCCAAAAGGTATTTAGTACGCAAGAAAAGGCTTTTACAAACAGTAACTATCAACTTGATTTAAGTAGTTTGAAAAAGGGAGTATATAATATGTTATTTAGTACCGAAGGCAAGATTTATACAAAGCGAATAAGTATTCAATAA
- a CDS encoding T9SS type A sorting domain-containing protein produces the protein MQKIIVLVLAYFFSQLSLIAQDAIIRCGTTEYMAGKSYGNTKVLENENQNQISGVIVIPVVVHVLYKGEPLGVGTNIPSAQIESQIDILNEDFRANNNDLSAVPNVFKPAIGDSKIQFCLASINPDSNPSSGIVRKLTTNSFFTLDDKIKFDTAGGSNAWPADRYLNIWVGDLKDFGGGSSLLGYATFPGGPPENDGIVILSSAFGNKGTVSPPYNRGRTVTHEVGHWLGLYHIWGDSQCGDDFCADTPPQEGPNYGINSGQGFQCPQFPKISALCGNAPEGDMYMNYMDYTYDKCLNMFTKIQCKRMNNALENFRSSFFTNSICAPAPAEVDTAEVDFEIYPSLFLPGDATNELNVLIVGELSTDIEVNIYNALGQLFFNEIYLKDEYATQTKFIIDTSLMPGGGYFIRISANKKDYVKRFVKSKQ, from the coding sequence ATGCAAAAAATAATAGTTCTCGTTCTCGCTTATTTCTTCTCACAATTAAGCCTTATTGCTCAAGATGCTATAATCAGGTGCGGAACCACCGAGTATATGGCAGGCAAAAGTTATGGCAATACCAAAGTTTTGGAAAATGAAAACCAAAACCAAATATCCGGTGTTATTGTTATACCTGTGGTTGTTCATGTACTATACAAAGGAGAGCCTTTGGGTGTAGGTACAAACATACCTTCAGCACAAATTGAATCACAAATAGACATTTTGAACGAAGATTTTAGAGCGAATAACAACGACTTAAGTGCAGTACCTAATGTATTTAAGCCAGCAATTGGCGATTCCAAAATTCAATTTTGTCTGGCAAGCATAAATCCGGATAGCAACCCATCAAGCGGCATTGTGCGCAAGTTGACTACCAATTCCTTTTTTACATTGGATGATAAAATCAAGTTTGATACCGCAGGTGGCAGCAATGCGTGGCCTGCTGACAGATATTTGAATATCTGGGTTGGTGATTTAAAGGATTTCGGTGGGGGCAGTTCGTTATTAGGTTATGCCACTTTTCCGGGCGGCCCGCCTGAAAATGATGGGATAGTTATTTTATCTTCAGCTTTTGGCAATAAAGGTACAGTTAGCCCTCCTTATAATCGTGGACGCACCGTAACCCATGAGGTTGGGCATTGGTTGGGTCTCTATCATATTTGGGGTGATTCGCAGTGTGGAGACGACTTCTGCGCAGATACCCCACCGCAAGAGGGGCCTAACTATGGTATTAACAGCGGACAAGGGTTTCAATGTCCTCAATTTCCGAAAATTTCTGCACTATGTGGAAATGCACCCGAAGGAGATATGTATATGAACTATATGGATTACACCTATGATAAATGCCTGAATATGTTTACAAAAATTCAGTGTAAAAGAATGAATAATGCCCTTGAAAATTTCAGATCATCCTTTTTTACAAACTCCATATGCGCGCCAGCACCTGCTGAGGTCGATACTGCCGAAGTTGATTTTGAAATCTATCCTTCTTTATTTCTTCCCGGTGATGCAACAAATGAGCTTAATGTGCTTATAGTTGGAGAACTTAGTACCGATATAGAAGTTAATATTTACAACGCTTTAGGTCAATTATTTTTTAACGAGATTTATCTGAAGGATGAATATGCAACGCAAACCAAATTCATAATCGACACCTCCTTAATGCCGGGTGGTGGATATTTTATAAGAATATCAGCTAACAAAAAAGATTATGTAAAACGATTTGTAAAGTCAAAACAGTAA
- the mqnE gene encoding aminofutalosine synthase MqnE, with protein MKTSDSQLNLLEGSIKSMPVQTIVEKVKNNIRLSNQDALVLYHTDINLLGVRANVVRERKNADHVYFNRNFHIEPTNVCIFSCNFCSYSRQYKNREEGWELSYDEMLDKVKSYDGHPITEVHIVGGVHPKMDIYYFARLLKAIKEHRPDLHIKAFTAVELDYMIKRAKMTYSEGLGYLKENGLNSIPGGGAEIFATEIRAKICADKCTADEWLEIHETAHRLSMASNATMLYGHIETYEHRIQHMSLLRDLQDKTGGFNTFIPLKFRNKDNDMSHIEEVSMIEDLKNYAVSRLFLDNFNHVKAYWPMIGRQTTQLALSYGVDDIDGTIDDSTKIYSMAGSEEQSPAMTTSQLVDLIKNAGRVPIERDTLYNVVKNWN; from the coding sequence ATGAAAACTTCAGACTCCCAATTGAATTTGTTAGAGGGTTCAATAAAATCGATGCCCGTGCAAACCATAGTTGAAAAAGTTAAAAATAATATTAGACTAAGTAACCAAGATGCATTAGTGTTATATCATACAGATATCAACCTGCTCGGAGTAAGGGCTAATGTGGTCAGAGAAAGAAAGAATGCCGACCATGTATATTTTAACCGCAATTTTCATATTGAGCCTACCAACGTTTGTATCTTTAGTTGTAATTTTTGTTCCTATTCGCGTCAGTACAAAAATCGCGAAGAAGGATGGGAGCTTAGCTATGACGAAATGCTTGATAAAGTAAAAAGCTATGATGGACATCCAATTACCGAAGTACATATTGTTGGAGGCGTACATCCCAAAATGGACATATATTATTTTGCAAGGCTATTAAAGGCTATAAAGGAACATCGTCCCGATTTGCACATTAAAGCATTTACAGCAGTAGAATTGGACTATATGATAAAAAGGGCGAAGATGACCTATAGCGAGGGTCTTGGCTACCTAAAGGAGAATGGCCTGAACTCGATACCCGGAGGAGGAGCCGAAATATTTGCCACCGAAATCAGAGCTAAGATATGTGCCGATAAATGCACCGCTGATGAATGGCTCGAAATACATGAAACTGCTCACAGGCTGAGCATGGCAAGCAACGCCACCATGCTCTATGGGCATATTGAAACCTATGAGCACCGTATTCAACACATGAGCCTCTTGCGCGATTTGCAAGATAAAACAGGTGGTTTTAATACTTTTATTCCTCTTAAGTTTAGGAATAAGGATAACGATATGTCGCACATAGAGGAGGTTAGTATGATAGAAGACCTTAAGAACTATGCTGTTTCCAGGCTTTTTCTAGACAATTTTAATCATGTTAAAGCGTACTGGCCTATGATTGGTCGCCAAACAACTCAGTTAGCACTTAGCTATGGAGTAGATGATATAGATGGAACCATTGATGATAGTACTAAAATTTATAGCATGGCCGGTTCCGAGGAGCAATCGCCAGCCATGACAACTTCGCAATTGGTAGATTTAATTAAAAATGCAGGACGGGTGCCAATTGAGCGCGACACCCTTTATAATGTTGTCAAAAACTGGAATTAA
- the rpmB gene encoding 50S ribosomal protein L28 codes for MSKICDLTGKTSIGGNHVSFSNKKTKRRFNPNLQTKRFFIPETGQWITLKVSTSALRTINKLGISAAIEKVFRKGSL; via the coding sequence ATGTCAAAAATTTGTGATTTAACGGGAAAGACTTCGATAGGAGGAAATCACGTATCATTTTCGAATAAAAAAACCAAGCGCAGGTTTAATCCCAATCTTCAAACTAAGCGTTTTTTCATTCCGGAAACCGGCCAATGGATTACGTTAAAGGTTAGTACAAGTGCATTACGCACTATTAACAAATTGGGTATAAGCGCAGCTATAGAAAAGGTTTTTCGTAAAGGCAGCCTTTAA
- the rpmG gene encoding 50S ribosomal protein L33: protein MAKKGNRIQVILECTEHKNSGQPGTSRYITTKNKKNDPERLELKKFNAVLKKMTVHKEIK from the coding sequence ATGGCAAAAAAAGGAAATCGCATTCAAGTAATTTTAGAATGCACCGAGCACAAAAATAGTGGACAACCGGGTACTTCTCGTTATATTACTACCAAGAATAAGAAGAATGACCCTGAGCGTTTGGAGTTGAAAAAGTTCAACGCAGTGCTTAAGAAAATGACAGTTCACAAGGAAATCAAGTAA
- a CDS encoding DUF4295 domain-containing protein yields the protein MAKKVVATLKTGKGKEFSRVIKMVKTASGGYSFKEEIVHNDHVKDFLKDK from the coding sequence ATGGCAAAGAAGGTTGTTGCGACACTAAAAACAGGAAAGGGAAAAGAGTTTTCGCGCGTAATTAAAATGGTTAAAACCGCATCAGGAGGATATTCATTCAAAGAAGAGATTGTGCATAACGATCACGTAAAAGATTTTTTGAAAGATAAGTAA